GTAATCTCTCCCATCAATGATGGAAgctcaagggttatgaaactaCCAAAAGTTAATAGGGTGACTCTTGGGCTTTTGGCTCACTAtgagggtgagttaatgtgtgtcataatgagagagttagtgtgtgtctaggttcattgtatctAGGAACATATAAGTAGTGGAGTTTGGCTAAGGTcaaaacacacaagagagagtgtgtatgtgagttgtaattctcattttctaagtagtgtagtacttaactttttgagagaacctctgTCTTTTTTTCTTGTGTCATTccttttgcatacttagtcgtaggacgcgaaggtccggactagcaacagggacgaaggcttgcccatcttcgagcaggaaggtgggcgccgcacgggctttgcgaacaaaaacgctaaggccgtgacacGCCGCTCTACTTTTTGTtcattgtcgtcgtcgtcgtcatcatcatcttcttttctttcttctgcgACGATGTCGCGGGACGCAACATGTGTAACGTGTTGCTTCTAACAAGTACACCATTGAAACACATACTACCATAATAGTAAAGATCACTAATAAGAGGGAGAGTTTTGGAACCCATTTTGTATATAAGTTTTGGTACAAAATATTGGTGGTTTGAAACGGGTGGCGGGGAATTTAAATACGGGGGAAAGGAATCGACCGTTACGTATTATTTCCCGCGCAAAAAACGGGTGGCTTCATGCTCTCCTCGGAGTGTGAATTAGGTGTTAGACTTGTGACCACATatagaaaagttaaaaatagggaaaacttcaaaaaccccccgtggtttcacactttcttacttgaGTACCacatgatttaaagtgtatcaatttggtgcCATATGgtttcaattttatcttttcggcaactttttcgttaatatttcgttaaattatatacaaaaaacttcagatacccacctaggtttatcgtatattcattttagtaccttttaattttaactttgttactgatttaagaaaaaaaaatagtgaaattgataataagaagagaaaaatgaaaccgcatggcaccaaattgatacactttaaactacagggtgctaaagtgagaaagtgtgaaatcacataggtgggtttttaaagtttccccttaaaaatatataacagataatttattaattttttaaaatcaaaagattttaatttttatacagAACATTGTAGTCCCCACGTCTAATAGGTCAAAATTATTAATCATCTAAAAAATTTCTGTAAACACATGGAATAGAAtaaatattcctacaaaatttaacttttcatatttatccctacaaattctaatattttcaaacatacCAATGgagttagaatctgttagaaaaaatatagttaatcataattaaaatacttaaacttATTTAttgaataagataaattgatatttttatccctttatattatttgtgatgatagaaaaaaaaaaagaagatgatcgttgaaaatttttaaaagaatatttctaCATAATTCTACAGAGAACCTTTGAACTTTAGATCTTTTGCAATTAGGTGCCTGAACTTTCAGTTTTGGTAACTATATCtcctaaattttatcaaattgttCAGTTGATCACTCCACTCAAGTGAACTTGTTATTAATTACAAAGCTATTTTCTGATCGTatgtcatatatataattttattaaacttccaaatataaagaaatctattttttttccaatttcgATAATTTAGTATAACGATCAAAGAATAAGTTGAAccgaactttaatttttattaaggTTTTACATGTTAGAatacaagaaaaggaaagaatttTGTGCCTTAAAGCTTCGTAAACCATATGCAATACATAGGTCCAAAACAGTTgaataattagtaattttaattgaaagaaaagatttattaaactatttgacaAAGTTTAAGAGATCTAATTTTTaaggataaattacacttttggtcctcaaactatgacgCGTGTGACAATTCAGTCCTCAAATATTAATTCTAGCCATTTCTAGCTTGACTTTTCTGAATTATTGCTATCAAATCTCACAACCTAATTTTTGACTAAATGTTGATGATTTACTATTGTACAATGTGTTGCGGGATTGATTACAATAATTCAGATAGTTCGAATTAGAAATAATAACAAACTAAAGTTCGAGGACTAAGTGTTATGCATtccatagtttgaggaccaaagttgTAATTTATCCaattgctaaaataaaaaaaattgggttaACTGCATACAGCTCCttgtaaatatatcaaatagtaGATTTATCCCTATAGTGTTCAACTTTTTAcattatccctacaaaagttctaatatttttaaatatggcCTTGTTATTAAGATTCATTAGAAAAATGAAGTTATCCataggtaaaatatttaaccctaATTAGTAAATAAGGTAAATcgatcttttattttttttatattatttgtgatggtaaaaagaaagaaaatgactattgaaaatttttggaaggatatttctgaataattctaacagttcgagcttttggagagatatatttgtgatagtaaagatgtcatttcacttatcttttgttaaaaaataaacagcactttaacggtaacaaatatgaaaagctaaattttatagtgatatatatttgctattcgatatatttacaaagAGCCGCATGGAATTAACCCAAAAATAATTTAGACAAGTATGTGTAAAAGAGCTAAAGTTTAGGTAGTTTTTGTGTATTTTTCCTGGCAATTTTAGTAGCTGCGGGCGAAGTCGTCGCTGGATTGGTCTTATCGGAGAACACGTTGCCGACTTTGGAAAACTAACAGCTGGAGattggtttctctctctctctctctctctttctctctctctctcctctccacaacctctctctctctctctctctctctctctctctctctctcctcccccaaTTTCCGAGCCCTCGATCGATcgctccccctctctctctctctctctctctctctctcgctcatTCTCCTCGTTTTAGGGTTTCGATCGCGCCTGAATCCCGCTCCCAGGGGAGGGGGGAAGGGGCCTCAATGTCGCCATGGAGTGCTCCGTTCTATCGCGATCTCGATTGAGGTGGTTTTGTATCCGCAATTCCCCTCTTTTCTTCGCATCTTCTCTTCGGTTTTTCGGTGATTATTTCGTAATTAGGTCCTTCGGTTTGCTGATTAAGTGTTAATTCTTCGGGGAATTGTTCGTAGGAGCGTGAAATATAGAGATTTTGGAGGGATTTTTGGGTTTCTTCTATTTAGGGTTTGTAAAGTAGTAACGCGGATTAGAATTAcgaggggaaaaaaattaaaaattgtttttgtgcacctttttttcttttttttcgcttttttgATGTTTTTGGCTTCATTAGGCCAATTAGGTTGTGTTTGTTTATGAAAGTTTTGTCCTTTATAATGTTGGTAATATGATTACAAAATGTTGTGTTTtttgttatgtttttttttttgtaaaaaagatattattttttgttttctatgcgATTGAACATAGATTGGTGATTAATTTGTGGACTCATTGTATTAAAACATAgaaatgaagtaaaaaaaaaaaatggttactACTGCAATTTTGTTACATGAATCCATAAATGTGGAGTTGTTGCAAATAATGCACAAAAGTAAAACTATGAGATTGCATAAAAttcgagaaaagaaaagggaaaaattaaatgtaaataatgtcgaaaatgCACTTTtggatttgaaaaatataagtaGGTATTAAACATGTACATAGGAGATTCCATGCTTTAGTTTACAAGCAATCAACTATTTGATTGGTTTTGTATCTGTTTCGTTTCAGAAGTTATCTTTGAGATTCTATGTTGCATTTTGAAGTTTCTCTTTTTCGAATAGAGATGATGCAAACATGCACATGTTAGATTATGTAAAACTACTGTTGTttttcaaaagcttaagctatcagATGAATTAAATGGtaggaaattaataatgttagaaACTTCATGAGATTCGAACTCGTGACCTcgtgctctgatatcatgttaaattgtgtgaaacaatcgttgttcttcaaaagcttaagcCAACAGAGAATTGGTGTTTTTAATATCCATATTCAACAGCTCATTGTTATGTTAAACATGTTTACTCGTGTAGAGTTTTAAGCCTATCTGGTAGCTTGAATCTCTGATGGTTTTGATTCATATGCATCTTACTTATATgagcattttcattttttttccatttattaTCTATGCCATATCTCGAAATTCTTACTGTATAACCCTCAAAACTGAGTATGTGCTACGCGAGTTATGGAGTGCCAATTCTTTCTACCTTAGACTCGCGCATCAAAGATCGAGAGTTTAATCTTGGCGTGCAAAATGATGTATTTTCGCAGGCACCTGGTGAGCAACAGCGATTGCGAGAAGGTCGCTACCATATTTATAATCAGGGGTAATTCTAGTATCAATGCGAAGGATAGAGAGCATGCTTTGTGGAATCCCTGCTTCGGCTGATGCACTTGATCAGTCTCGCCACCGATACATTCGGTGTAATAACTATCTCTCTTgtctcccttctctctcttctggGCCTCCTTTGCATCTACCGCTCGTTATATTTCCAGCTGCGCATTCGACGACGGCGCTTCCTCCATCTCAGCTACTTTAATGGACCGTGGGTTACCCGCATCACCCTGATCCTGATCTCGATATGGTGGGGCTTCGGGGAGATCATCCGATTGAGCTTTTTGCATGGCGCGGGAAAGCTCTTTTCGAGCCAAACGTGCCAGAAGAACGTGTGCAAGTTCTACGTCCTGTCGAACCTTGGGTTCGCGGAGCCAAGCGTGTTCCTTATGCTCGCGTTCCTCCTCCACGCGGCGCTCCAGGAGCGCGAGTTCACCTTGAGCCAAAGATGGAACCGGAAGACCATCAGCTGTGTCGTGCTTCTCTGCTTCCCGGCTATTCTCTGGCAACTTGCCCTAGTTTTCATCGGGCCCAAGTTTGCTAACCGGGAGAAGAGCGATAAGAGAGTGGACATGATGAGGCTCTTCACCTCGACCTCTTCGCTCAGCGACGGCACCGTCACATGCACATACCCCTTGTTGAGCACCGCATTCCTCGGGGCTTTCTACATTATACTGATCACCTACGTAACATACATCGGGAGCCGGATGCTGTCGCTGGTGATCAACAAGGGGCTAAGGCGAAGGATTTACGTGTTGGTGTTCTCCGTCATCCTGTTCCTGCCGATGCGGGCGCTCCTTCTGGGGTTCTCGGTGCTTCCCCGGCCGGGCGGCTTGGCGTACGAGG
This DNA window, taken from Ananas comosus cultivar F153 linkage group 21, ASM154086v1, whole genome shotgun sequence, encodes the following:
- the LOC109726433 gene encoding uncharacterized protein LOC109726433 is translated as MHLISLATDTFGVITISLVSLLSLLGLLCIYRSLYFQLRIRRRRFLHLSYFNGPWVTRITLILISIWWGFGEIIRLSFLHGAGKLFSSQTCQKNVCKFYVLSNLGFAEPSVFLMLAFLLHAALQEREFTLSQRWNRKTISCVVLLCFPAILWQLALVFIGPKFANREKSDKRVDMMRLFTSTSSLSDGTVTCTYPLLSTAFLGAFYIILITYVTYIGSRMLSLVINKGLRRRIYVLVFSVILFLPMRALLLGFSVLPRPGGLAYEAIVFLAFVMMLFCTMVGIVMLVYFPIADTLALGEPEHVEMEGVPFDDYY